Proteins from a single region of Nitrospira sp.:
- a CDS encoding Crp/Fnr family transcriptional regulator has product MSSSPADELNHIPLLKILSSADRQRVLQDLTEQHYTKRDVIFREGDPTEFFHIVKEGTVKCVKSSPEGKECTLKMLMPGDLFCCDAAAFEGARHPGTAQPMGDVSILRMNKKSYFDMLRRNPEAAIEVIKHLGNRLNEAQEKAKVLALDRADQRLASLLVDLATKNGVKDPQGLKLPMRLTRQDMANMVGTTTETAIRIMSRFKRDRLVSGTATRLIIRDLAGLKALASA; this is encoded by the coding sequence TTGAGCTCATCCCCCGCGGATGAGCTCAACCATATCCCTCTGCTCAAGATTCTCTCCAGCGCAGACCGCCAACGCGTGCTTCAGGACTTGACCGAGCAGCACTACACCAAACGAGATGTCATTTTTCGTGAAGGCGATCCGACCGAATTCTTCCACATCGTGAAGGAAGGCACGGTCAAGTGCGTCAAATCGAGCCCGGAAGGGAAAGAGTGCACGCTGAAAATGCTGATGCCCGGCGATCTCTTTTGCTGCGACGCCGCCGCCTTTGAGGGAGCCCGCCATCCGGGGACCGCGCAACCGATGGGCGACGTCAGTATCTTGCGCATGAACAAGAAGTCCTACTTCGACATGCTGCGCCGCAATCCCGAGGCCGCCATTGAAGTCATTAAGCATCTCGGCAATCGCCTCAACGAAGCCCAGGAGAAAGCCAAGGTCCTGGCCCTCGACCGGGCCGACCAGCGACTGGCCTCGCTCCTGGTGGACCTGGCGACCAAGAACGGCGTGAAAGACCCGCAAGGCCTCAAGCTCCCGATGCGACTGACCCGCCAGGATATGGCCAACATGGTCGGCACGACGACCGAGACCGCCATTCGCATCATGAGTCGGTTCAAACGCGATCGACTCGTATCCGGAACGGCGACCCGCCTCATCATCCGCGATCTCGCCGGGCTCAAGGCCCTTGCCTCCGCCTGA
- a CDS encoding transketolase yields MASAALSPESLNTLHNKATQLRIESVRATSEAASGHPSSCCSAADIVATLFFSVMRYDPKNPKAPNSDRFVLSKGHAAPLLYAAWAEAGLFPKSDLLKLRTLASDLEGHPTPRLSFVDMATGSLGQGLPVGIGIALNAKSIDKLDHRTYVLMGDGESVEGSNWEAAEVARHHGLDNLCAIVDVNRLGQSDPTMLQHNMEGYRARWSGFGWHAIVVDGHDIAALVAAFDEASRTKGKPTVILAKTFKGHGLSFMADSPSWHGKPVPKGEETQKAIDELTRQLKPGNGTVQINRPAAATPAPATTSALPPSPYKVGEAAATREAFGVALEALGGAHSAVVGLDADVKNSTYTDKFGKKFPNRFFENFIAEQNMLGAAAGLAACGKVPFVATFAAFFTRAYDFIRMAAISQSNIKLVGTHVGVSIGEDGPSQMGLEDIAMMAAQPGVVVLYPSDATCTYRLVEAAANHKGMVYIRAGRPKSPVLYGPEETFPIGGSKVIRQSAGDVLTIVAAGVTLFEALKAYDQLKAAGIAVRVVDLYSIAPIDQATLIASARATHGRLLTVEDHYAHGGLGDAVLSAVSAEGVKLHKLAVRTIPHSGKPDELVDHFGIGVRSIVEAAKQIIK; encoded by the coding sequence ATGGCCAGTGCAGCCCTGTCCCCAGAGTCCCTCAATACCCTCCATAACAAGGCCACGCAACTCCGTATCGAAAGCGTCCGCGCCACATCTGAAGCGGCCAGCGGCCATCCATCGAGCTGCTGCTCCGCTGCCGACATCGTGGCGACACTCTTCTTCTCCGTAATGCGTTACGACCCGAAGAACCCCAAAGCGCCCAACAGTGATCGATTCGTCCTCTCAAAAGGACACGCCGCTCCCCTCCTCTACGCCGCCTGGGCCGAAGCAGGACTGTTCCCCAAAAGCGACCTCTTGAAGTTGCGGACATTGGCATCTGATCTTGAGGGTCACCCAACTCCCCGCCTGTCATTCGTAGACATGGCCACCGGCTCGCTGGGGCAAGGACTTCCTGTCGGTATCGGCATTGCCCTGAACGCGAAGTCCATCGATAAGCTTGACCACAGAACCTACGTTCTAATGGGCGATGGCGAGTCTGTCGAAGGATCAAATTGGGAAGCGGCTGAAGTGGCTCGGCATCACGGCCTGGATAATCTTTGCGCCATCGTCGATGTGAACCGGCTGGGGCAAAGCGATCCCACCATGTTGCAGCATAATATGGAAGGCTATCGCGCCCGCTGGTCAGGATTCGGCTGGCACGCCATCGTGGTCGACGGTCATGATATCGCCGCGCTCGTGGCCGCCTTTGATGAGGCGTCCCGCACAAAAGGGAAACCGACCGTCATCTTAGCCAAGACCTTCAAGGGACACGGGCTTTCCTTCATGGCAGACAGCCCCAGCTGGCACGGGAAACCGGTGCCCAAGGGAGAGGAAACCCAAAAGGCGATCGATGAATTGACCAGGCAGCTGAAACCCGGCAACGGAACCGTGCAGATCAACCGGCCCGCCGCCGCCACGCCGGCGCCGGCGACCACATCTGCGCTGCCGCCTTCACCCTATAAAGTAGGCGAGGCCGCCGCGACCCGTGAAGCTTTTGGCGTCGCACTTGAGGCGTTAGGCGGAGCACACTCCGCCGTGGTCGGCCTCGATGCCGACGTCAAGAATTCCACCTACACGGACAAATTTGGCAAGAAGTTTCCGAATCGATTCTTCGAAAACTTCATCGCCGAACAGAACATGCTGGGCGCGGCTGCGGGCCTCGCCGCCTGCGGAAAAGTTCCCTTCGTCGCTACATTCGCGGCCTTCTTCACCCGCGCGTACGACTTCATCCGGATGGCGGCTATCAGTCAATCCAACATCAAGCTGGTCGGCACCCACGTGGGCGTCAGCATCGGCGAAGACGGTCCTTCGCAAATGGGGCTTGAGGATATTGCGATGATGGCGGCACAGCCAGGCGTCGTCGTCCTCTATCCTTCAGACGCCACTTGCACCTATCGTCTGGTCGAAGCCGCGGCCAACCACAAAGGGATGGTCTACATCCGTGCCGGACGCCCGAAATCCCCGGTACTCTATGGACCGGAAGAGACATTCCCGATCGGGGGAAGCAAAGTCATCCGCCAAAGCGCCGGTGATGTACTGACGATCGTGGCCGCCGGCGTGACATTATTTGAAGCCCTCAAAGCCTACGATCAATTGAAAGCCGCGGGCATCGCCGTGCGCGTCGTCGATCTCTACAGCATCGCTCCGATCGACCAAGCCACCCTCATCGCCAGCGCCCGCGCGACCCACGGCCGTCTCCTCACCGTCGAAGACCACTACGCGCACGGCGGACTCGGCGATGCCGTGTTGAGCGCGGTGAGTGCGGAAGGCGTGAAGCTCCATAAGCTCGCCGTCCGGACGATTCCCCACAGCGGCAAGCCGGATGAACTCGTCGATCATTTTGGCATCGGAGTGCGATCCATTGTCGAAGCGGCCAAGCAAATCATCAAGTAG
- a CDS encoding fibronectin type III domain-containing protein, which translates to MRTLSTCTLLTAYMLLTGCGGGGDGAPAVSTSSSSALPTASLAWNPIQDSSIVGYYVHYGRQSPGQSGSCSYEAAQFVEAPNATISDLQPNTRYFFTVSAYNGLESACSSEVSTVTPSSQA; encoded by the coding sequence ATGCGTACGTTGTCCACATGCACGTTGCTGACGGCCTACATGCTGCTAACCGGTTGCGGTGGCGGCGGGGACGGAGCGCCTGCCGTCTCAACCTCCTCAAGCTCGGCACTCCCGACAGCCTCACTCGCATGGAATCCGATACAGGATTCGTCGATAGTCGGATACTACGTCCACTACGGACGGCAATCTCCCGGGCAGTCGGGCTCTTGCTCGTATGAAGCGGCCCAATTTGTCGAGGCCCCGAACGCCACGATTTCCGATCTCCAACCCAACACCCGTTACTTCTTTACGGTCAGCGCCTACAACGGCCTTGAGAGCGCCTGCTCGAGTGAAGTCTCAACCGTGACGCCCTCCTCCCAAGCCTAG
- a CDS encoding multicopper oxidase domain-containing protein: protein MMRKQSHQAMALAGAAAIALAGLLGQPSSASAKTHDIHMTAVESDIVIDGGGEKYAAWTFNGTMPGPVVRVTEGDTINFTLTNPATNKNPHAMDFHAAEIDFLKNYKAINAGETISYTFVAKKPGIFFYHCGAPPMIQHVARGMFGAIIVDPKDASVWPKADREYVLVQSEYFKNPGDVQAMFDRKFDGVMFNGGIFKYHPFVTGGGKLDAKPGERVRVYFVNAGPNEFSSFHPIGEIWDNVYESGNPANKLTGVQTYVVGPGSAATFDVVVESAGAYPLVTHSLTGALRGAIAVLLASPDAKPSTNLMPMVPWELPAKAK, encoded by the coding sequence ATGATGAGAAAACAATCACACCAGGCCATGGCACTCGCAGGAGCCGCTGCCATTGCCCTCGCCGGATTGCTGGGACAACCGTCCTCCGCATCCGCAAAGACCCACGACATCCATATGACGGCCGTCGAATCCGACATCGTCATCGACGGCGGCGGAGAGAAGTACGCCGCCTGGACATTCAACGGCACCATGCCGGGCCCGGTCGTCCGCGTGACCGAAGGCGACACGATCAACTTCACGTTGACTAACCCCGCCACCAATAAGAATCCCCACGCCATGGACTTCCATGCGGCGGAGATCGACTTCCTGAAGAACTACAAGGCCATCAATGCCGGCGAGACGATCAGCTACACCTTCGTGGCCAAGAAACCCGGGATCTTCTTTTATCACTGCGGCGCGCCGCCCATGATTCAGCACGTCGCGCGTGGCATGTTCGGCGCCATCATTGTCGATCCGAAAGACGCATCGGTCTGGCCCAAGGCGGATCGGGAATATGTTCTGGTCCAGTCCGAATACTTCAAGAACCCCGGCGATGTGCAGGCCATGTTTGACCGCAAATTCGACGGCGTCATGTTCAACGGCGGTATCTTCAAGTATCATCCGTTCGTCACGGGCGGCGGCAAGCTGGACGCGAAGCCGGGCGAGCGCGTGCGCGTCTATTTCGTGAATGCCGGTCCGAATGAGTTCTCCTCATTCCACCCCATCGGTGAAATCTGGGACAATGTGTATGAAAGCGGGAATCCGGCCAACAAGCTGACCGGCGTGCAGACCTATGTGGTCGGACCGGGCAGCGCCGCCACCTTCGACGTCGTCGTTGAATCGGCCGGTGCCTACCCGCTGGTCACCCACTCCCTGACCGGCGCGCTCCGCGGCGCAATCGCCGTCCTCTTGGCATCCCCCGATGCCAAGCCCTCGACGAACCTGATGCCCATGGTGCCGTGGGAGCTCCCCGCAAAAGCGAAGTAA